The Macaca mulatta isolate MMU2019108-1 chromosome 19, T2T-MMU8v2.0, whole genome shotgun sequence sequence CGGGGTCCTACCTGTTGGTGGAAAAGATCCTCCTCACCGAACTcggcttcctcctcctcttcctccccattcTCATTCTCTCGCACCACTGAGGACTGCTTCACAGTCCTCATGGCCACTTCCTGTGTGGGACAGGACACGGCAGCGCGTCCAGGGATCAGGCCCAGAGCTGCCGTGGCCGCCCCGAGAGTCCCCAGGCCCCGCTCAGGACTCTAGCCGAGCACCCCCCAAGCTGGGCACCTACCTCGCCATCCGCGTTAACCAGGACGGTGCGGAAGCTCTCGCCCGTGCCCCAGCTGCTCTGGCCCTTCCACACTAGCGTCGAGGGGGGGCTGTGGGCCACTCCAGCACCAGCGGCCCACACCTGGGGACCCAGGAACAATGGCCCCGTCAGGGTCCCCTCTGGTTCCAGGGATGTGGGTCAGCCACTGGCTCCTACCGCACAGCCCCCTTCAAGGCCCTCAATGCCCTGGGCATTCAGTCCTTCCAGCCTGACGCAGGCTCATCCAGGGTGATGGCCCCCAGGATACAGAAGAGACCAGGCTTCTCTTGGCAAGCAAGGCTGAGCTGGGATCTGACGCCCACCAGGCTCCACGGCCCATGCCCTTGACTGTTACACTTCACGGGGACGCCTGCCAGCCCCAACGGCCTGGACTCAGACCCAGGGCACATAGCTCAGACTCCAGGGAGGCCCAGTGGGGTGACACCGGCACATGGAGGTTCTATGACTGCGGCAGCTACTCTTAGACAGTGCCTGGTGCCACCACCATCCCTACCCCCTACCAAGTCCTGCTCCTCCAGCCCCCTGGCCCCACCTCACATCCCATCTGTGGCCACCCTCGCCCTCCTGCCCCACCACCTACCGTGACCATCTGGCCAGCGCGCAGGACGTACTTGGGCGTGAACTTGTAGGCGATCTCCTCCCCCTCCAAGATCTGCCTCTTAATTCTCCAGTTCCCCAGAGACTGATCCTGGAAGGCACGGCGCACACCTGACCCTCAGCCACCAGGACTGGGACACCGCCCCGATCGCCCTGGCTGGTGGCCCCGTCACCCTGACCCTGGTCACCCCCACCAGCTGGGTCACCCCGTTACCCCTGTGCCCCGGTCATTCCGGTCACCTTGTCCCCTGCCTCGCATTGGCCGGTGGCCCCATCACCCTGACCCTGGTCACCCCCATCAGCTGGGTCAACCCATTACCCCATCCCAGTCATTCCGGTCACCTTGTCAGAGTTGTTCTTGAGCTGCACGAACTTGCCCTCCAGGTCGATCTCCTCGATGCTGACACTGCCCGAGGCCGAGGCCTGCTGGGCCAGGTGGAAGCCGCCACCACCACCCGTGCCCGTGCCCAGGACGCTGGGGCCGCTGCCCAAGGGCTCCTCCACCTCCAGCCTCTTCCGCTTACTGCGGCCCAGGCGCCCAGTGGCCGACGTGCTGCCGCCGCTGCTGCTCGAGGTGGCTCGTGAGACGGTGACGCGCGAGGATGGGCTGGGGGACAGCTTCAGCCTgtggggaaagaaaggagggccGGACTGGTGGTGGCAGCCCCGGACAGCCCAGGGCACGCAGAGTGGCGGCCGCGGtccagccccacctccacccctgcccaGCACTCCCAGCAGCCCCGTCTCGCCTCTCCTCCTACCCCGCCCCTCCTCGCTCCGCGCCCCCAAGCCCCCAGGCCTGCCGCACCTCTCCTCTTCGCCCTCCAGGAGCTTCCGGTAGGCGTTGATCTCCATGTCCAGGGCCAGCTTCACGTCCAGCAGCTCCTGGTATTCGGCCAGCTGCTGCTGCATCACGTCCCGCATCTCCGTCATCTCTTGCTCCTTGGCGTCCAGCATCTTCCGGAACTTGTCCCGCTCCCCGGCCATGGCCTCCTCCAGCTCCCGGATGCGATCTTCAGCGGCGCTGGCCTGCGGAGGGGGCGGGCGGCGAAGGTCAGGGCAGCCCCTGAGTCACAAGGCCCGGGTGATCCTGGGACTGCGGGAGAGGGGTCCTCACCGCAGACTGGGGCAGAGACCAGGGCTGGGCATGGGGCGCACGGGACGGGAGGGAAGGGGCATCTCTGGGCGCCCCGAGGGCTCCATCCACTGCCAAGAGGCCAGAGCCCCGCGCCCCGCACATCCGGGACAGGGCGCAGAGGTCGGGCCAGGGGGCCGGCGGGCGGTGGCGCTGTGCGCGTCACCTGCTTCTGGAGGCCGGAGAGCTGGTAGCTGAGGGACTCCAGGCGCATGCGGGCCTCCTTCAGCTCCTCGCGAGCCGCACTGGCCGCCTTGTCGTTCTGGTCAGAGCTCAGCTTGGCGCTGTCCAGCTGTGGGGAGATGGGCAGGTGAGCGCGGGCGCGGGGTGGGGGTCCCACCGGCCACCCCTGCCCACCCGCCCGCCGGCCACACCTTGGCCTGGTAGgtctgctccagctccagcttgTAGAGCCGCACTTGCTCGTCGTGCTGGCTCCGCAGCTCCTCCAGCGCCTGTGCCATCTTGAAGTCATACTCCTGCTGCCGGCTGCTGTCCACCTCCACCAGGCGCCGCTCGTGCCGCCGCCGCGTCTCCCGCACCTCCTGCGGACCGAGGCCTCATGACCCTCCGGTCCCGCCTGGGCCCCAAGCACCAGGCCTAAGGGAGGGCTCCAAAATGTGCCAAGAGGAACCTCCAGGCAGTTCCTGGTTCCTTGTGCACAAGTTACAAACCGATACACGTGCAGGTGAGAGGCGGCCCAGGGGCCATCCACGCGCTAGAACggactcagccacaaaaaggagtGAGGCTCTGACACCGCCAGGCATGAATGCACCTTGAGGACGTCACACTCAGCgagagaagccagacagaaaacGCCACCGTGTGTGATCCCATTTCCATGAAATGTCCAGGACAGGCCCATCCACGGAGACAGGGAGGGGATGGGTGGGTACCGGGGCTGGGAGTGACTGCTGATGGCGGGGGGGGGGTGTTCTTTTTGGGTGATGGAATGTTCTAGAATTAGAGGTGGTGGTTACAAAACCCTGTGGAGATCCTGCCAAtgctgaactgtacactttaaaaaggTGGACTTAAaatagccgggtgttgtggcgggcgcctgtagtcccagctactcgggaggctgagacaagagaatcgtttgaacttgggaggttgcagtgagccaagatcgcatcactgcactccaacctgggcaacagagggagaccgtgtctctcaaaaaaaaaaaaaaaaaaattaatctctcATAAAAGCCATTATTGAAGAAAgcgggccaggcgtggtggctcacacctgtaatcccagcacttttgggagttcgaggtaggcggatcacctgaggtcaggagtttcagaccaacctgaccaacacggagaaaccccatctctactaaaaatacaaaacagccaggtgtggtggtagcgggcgcctgtaatcccagctactctagaggctgagggaagagaattacttgaaccctggaggtggaggttgcagtgagctgagatcacgccactgcacttcagcctgggcgacaaagcaagactccatctcaaaacaaacaaaaatcaaaacaaagaaagtGAATTACTGATGTTCGCACCTCAGGGCCCAAATTACAGGGGGGCAGCAGACCCGGCCCTGACAGTGATGGGATGCCCGGGCCACAAGGCAGGGGAACCACAGGGCAGCTGTCTCGACACAGGGCGGGGTCACACCAGGGCAGAGGCACCAACTGGAGCTCACATGGCTCTCAGGAAGGAAACggccccttcctcctcttcccaacTCCCCCTACTCCACGACAGAAACCATGTCACTTATCACCACGGGACTGGTTTATAAAAACagcagaggctgggcgcggtggctcacgcctgtaatcccagcactctgggaggctgaggtgggcagatcacgaggtcaggagttcaagaccagcctggccaacatggtgaaaccccatctctattaaaaatacaaaaaatataccaggctcagtggctcatgcctgtaatcccagcactttgggaggccgacgcaggcggatcacaaggtcaggagtttaagaccagctgacaaacatggtgaaaccctgtctctactaaaaatacaaaaattagctgggtgtggtgatgcgcacctataatcccagctactcaggaggctgaggcaggagaatcgcttgaaccccggaggcagaggttgcagtgagctgagatggtgccaccatactctagcctgggtgacagagcaagactcaaaacaaaaaaagaaaaaaaattagctgggtgtggtggcgctcacctacaatcccagctactctataatcccagctactcgggaggctaagccCAGCGTGGgcaaaagcaagactccatctcaaaacaaacaaacaaaaaaatagcagaaaCGCTTCTGAAGGAAGTTGGCTACCTTTGCAGTCAGCGAGGTGGATGGCCCAGCCAAGCAGAGCTCTGCGAGCTGCGCACCCACCCCCACAGCCACCCTCCCGCCTCCACGGCTGCCCTCTCCAGGACTCCGCACCCTGTGGGCTGCACGGGCCTGCGTCAGGCTCCCTACCGCAGCTCCCTGTGAGGGCTCCGCGGGGGTCTCTTCCCAGCCCCTGCACAGCCTTCGTGGGTCTCTTCCCAGGTGCCCTGTGGGCTCTACCTGGGGCATGTTCCTGCGCCCCCGCACAGAAGCCCTCATGAGTCTCTTCACGGGCTCTCTCACAGGCTCCTCCATAGACCCCCTCACAACTGCCCTGGCGGCCTTCCCTCTGGCTCCTGTGGGGGCCCTCGCACGCTCTGGGCCTGGCCGGAGCGGGGCACGGCTCCTGAGCAGCCTGGACATCCCTCCACCAGCAGTCAGCAGCTCTCCCTGGGCAGTGAGTGTGGGCCCGGCCAGCCCCGGCATTCCACCCTGCACTGTGACATCACAATTGGTTGTAAGGAACACAGGCCGACAACGccttctctccccactcccctctctgagcccctggaggcagaggccccaggaaggaggctgggtgggGAGCGCAGGCCCCACCCTCACTTTGGACAAGGAGGCCCTGTGGGAGGCTGGACAGTGGCCCCCAGAAGATGCACCTGATGCCTGCCTCATGGTCTAGTGGTTAGGATCCCAGGCGGCGGGGGCTCTGCTCTCAGGGGTCTAGTGGTTAGGATCCCAGGCGGCGGGGGCTCTGCTCTCAGGGGTCTAGTGGTTAGGGTCCCAGGCGGCGGGGGCTCTGCTCTCAGGGGTCTAGTGGTTAGGGTCCCAGGCGGCGGGGGGCTCTGCTCTCAGGGGTCTAGTGGTTAGGATCCCAGGCGGCGGGGGTTCTGCTCTCAGGGGTCTAGTGGTTAGGATCCCAGGCAGCGGGGGCTCTGCTCTCAGGGTGGGAACACCAAGCTTTTAGAAAGGCAAGAAATCACAGGAGACCTTCCTTGACACTGAAGAGATGTgcttcggccgggcgcagtgactcacgccgggaatcccagcactttgggaggccgaggcggatgaatcacctgaggccagaagttcgagaccagcctggccaacctggtgaaaccccgtctctactaaaaatacaaaaattacctgggcatggtggtggacgcctgtaatccagctacttgggaggctgaggcaggagaattgcttgaacctgggaggtggaggttgcagtgagccgagatcgtgccaccacattccagcatgggcgacagagcaaaactccatctcaaaaaaaaaaaaaaaaaaggccaggcgcggtggctcaagcctgtaatcccagcaatttgggaggccgagacgggtggatcacgaggtcaggagatcgagaccatcctggctaacacagtgaaaccccgtctctactaaaaaatacaaaaaaactagccgggcgaggtggcgggcgcctgtagtcccagctactcgggaggctgaggcaggagaatggcctgaacccaggaggcggagcttgcagtgagctgagatccggccactgcactccagcaagggggacagagtgagactccgtctcaaaaaaaaaaaaaaaaaaaaagatgtgcccACGTCCCCATCCCCAGCAGCTGTGAatggaccttatttggaaatggggtctttgCAGATGCCATTACATCACTATGGATGATCCAGGCAGGCCCAAgtccaatgacaagtgtccttgcAGGATACAGAGTATGGACACAGAGGGGAGGCAGCATGGGAAGACAGAGGCAGGCACTGGGGAGATGCAGTCGAAGCCAAGGGCGCcctgagaggcaggaaggagcctcccTGGAGCCGTGAGGGTGGACTTTGCGCTTCTGCTGTGCCAGGCTGGAGGCCAGGCTGCTCACTCACCTCCTCGAACACACTCTTCCGGAAGTCCAGCTCCTCCTGCAGGCTCTGGCAGCGGTTCTCCAGGTCCACACGCATCAGCGTCTCCTTCTCCAGCTGCTTTTTGGCCACTGCATGACCGTCCTCGGCCTGGGAGACACAGGACAGCGAGCCGTGTGACAACGTGTCTGCTGCAAACGCCCTGCTGGGGTGTCCCATGGCCCCTGGCACCTACCTTGGCCAGCTGGGCCCGCAGCTCGGCCACGTCACTCTCCAGGCCGCGCTTGTCGCTGAGGGCAGCTGCCAGCTCCACCTCGCTCCGGTGGAACAGGGACTCCAGGTCCTTCACACGGCCCTGGGCCACTGTgagctctccctccctcttcttggCGCTGAAAGTCAAGAGGGCAAGTGAGCGGGGAGGGGCAAGGTCTATGGGGCCGCAGGGAGCACCTCAGGGGGCATCAGGCAAGCCCAAGGACAAGGTCACCGGGGCTTCTGAGCCCCAGACCTTCCCGTCCCACAGACGACGCAGCCCCACGCACCCAGGCAAAGGCACACGTGCCCTCATCGTCTGCCCTGCACTGTCAGGAGTCCAGCAAGTGACAGCCACCAGTGCTTGGGACCACCCTGGAGGTGTGGGCTTTTCCAGCCTCTCCTGCCCATTCTGGACCCAGGAGGACCACTTGGGAAGAAATTAATGCATCCTCTATTAATGTTACAAAGGAAGACCCTGGCCTTTGAAGAGTCGGCCTTGTTTGTAAACTTGAGCTGTCTGAAGCAGGCTTACCTGGTCTTCCACTAAACCAAATTAGCTCCAACATTAGATATTTAAGATAGCAAATACTCAGGTTTTTTAAACACACAAATACTACCAGTGTGgattttaggctttttttttttttttttttttaagagacaggggttcacttgtttgcacaggctggtctcgaactcctggcctcaaggaatcctcctgtctcagcctcccaaagtgctgggattacaggtgtgagccacccctccCCGCAGGGAACTAACTATATCTCCCAAGCAATAGTGAGGACACCCACGGTTTCTCAGCGTCAGAACTGCTGACATTTGGGGCGGtcctgggcactgcagggtgctgagccctgtccctggcctccacccacttcAGACCAGAAGCCTCTCGCTGCCCAGTTTTGACAACCACAAATGTCCCCAGGAATCACCCAGTGTCCCCTGGGGACAGAATCACCCCAGGATGGGGACAACTGGGTGTATCTGGAATAACACAGCAAAGGCTGCTGGCTGGACATGAAAAGCACATCCACATCCAGGTGGCTGGAGCCCGTGGCCAGAGGCCAGAAGTGACAGGGACCTCTCCCACCCAGCAGAATGCTGTGTTCCCAACTCTGCCTagagcctttctttttttttttttgagttggagtttcactcttgttgcccaggctggagcgcaatggtgtgatctcagctcactgcaacctccgccccccaggttcaaacgattatcctgcctcagcctcccaagtagctgggattacaggcatgagcgaccaggctcggttaattttatatttttagtagagatggggtttctccatgttggccaggctggtctcgaactcctgacctcaggtgatctacccgcctcggcctcccaaagtgctgggattacaggcgtgagccaccgtgcccggccccccaGTGCCCTTCAAAAGACCACCTAGGCATTTGCCCAAGAACTGAAAGTGACCACCTGTCTAACTGTATCCTCATCAACAACTGTATTTATCTATATTATCTATGTGCATATATATCAATCTACAGATAGctgtatctttctctcttttatttttttgagacagagtttcactcttgttgcccaggctggagcgcaatggcacaatcttggcacaccccaacctccgcctcctgggttcaagcaattctcctgcctcagcctcccaagtagctgggattataggcatgcaccagcacgcccagctaattttgtatttttagtagagacggggtttctccatgttggccaggttggtcttgaactcccgacctcaggtgatccacctgcctcggcctcccaaagtgctgggattacaggcgtgagccaccgcgcccggccttacaaATAGCTATATCTATCTACTGCTGTATCTATcactgtctatctatctatccatctacccatcatccatccatccatccatccatccatccatccatccatccatccatccatcatccacccatctctctctctcccactagCTGCCAAGCTCTCACTCTCTGTGGgactcttccttccttccttgtgtGACCCAGGAAGGGAGGGCTGCCCTCCCAGCTCACAGTGCCCTCCCTGCCCAGGATCTGTAATAAATCCTCAAACTTGTTT is a genomic window containing:
- the LMNB2 gene encoding lamin-B2, which encodes MSPPSPGRRREQRRPRAAATMATPLPGRAGGPATPLSPTRLSRLQEKEELRELNDRLAHYIDRVRALELENDRLLLKISEKEEVTTREVSGIKALYESELADARRVLDETARERARLQIEIGKLRAELDEVNKSAKKREGELTVAQGRVKDLESLFHRSEVELAAALSDKRGLESDVAELRAQLAKAEDGHAVAKKQLEKETLMRVDLENRCQSLQEELDFRKSVFEEEVRETRRRHERRLVEVDSSRQQEYDFKMAQALEELRSQHDEQVRLYKLELEQTYQAKLDSAKLSSDQNDKAASAAREELKEARMRLESLSYQLSGLQKQASAAEDRIRELEEAMAGERDKFRKMLDAKEQEMTEMRDVMQQQLAEYQELLDVKLALDMEINAYRKLLEGEEERLKLSPSPSSRVTVSRATSSSSGGSTSATGRLGRSKRKRLEVEEPLGSGPSVLGTGTGGGGGFHLAQQASASGSVSIEEIDLEGKFVQLKNNSDKDQSLGNWRIKRQILEGEEIAYKFTPKYVLRAGQMVTVWAAGAGVAHSPPSTLVWKGQSSWGTGESFRTVLVNADGEEVAMRTVKQSSVVRENENGEEEEEEAEFGEEDLFHQQGDPRTTSRGCYVM